In Nocardia sp. NBC_01327, the genomic stretch CGGGATCGGCGAGCAGGAAGCGCAGGAAGTCGATATTGGCCCGCACCCCGAGAATCTGGGTATCCCGCAGCGCCGCATCGAGTTTCGTCAGCGCGGCGGCGCGCTCCGGAGCGTAGGCGATGACCTTGGACAGCATCGGGTCGTAGTCGGCGCCGACGACGGTTCCGGCACGCAGGCCCGAATCGACCCGCACGCCTTTGCCTTCCGGTTCGGTCAGCGCCAGCACGGTGCCGCCGGTCGGCAGGAAGCCGCGGCCCGGATCCTCGGCGTACACGCGGGCTTCGACGGCGTGCCCGGTGAGCTTGATGTCCTCCTGGCTGACCGCCAGCTTCTGCCCGGCGGCAATGCGGACCTGGCATTCCACCAGATCCACGCCGGTGACCAGTTCGGTCACCGGATGTTCCACCTGCAGCCGGGTATTCATCTCCATGAAGAAGAACTCGTCGGGCGTATCGGCGGAGACGATGAATTCGACAGTGCCCGCGCCGACGTAATCGACGCTGCGCGCGGTATTGCAGGCGGCCGCGCCGATCCGGGCGCGGGTCTTGGCGTCCAGCAGCGGTGACGGCGCTTCCTCGATCACCTTCTGGTGCCGGCGCTGCAGGCTGCATTCACGCTCGCCCAGGTGCAGCACCTGGCCGAATTCGTCGGCCAGGATCTGGACCTCGATATGCCTGGGGCGGTTGACGAATCGCTCCAGGAAGAGAGTGTCGTCGCCGAAAGCCGAGGCGGCTTCGCGCCGGGCGCTGGCCAGCGCCTCGGGCAGCAGGGCGGGGTCCTCCACCCGCCGCATGCCCTTACCGCCGCCGCCGGCGGACGGCTTGACCAGTACCGGATAACCGATATCCGTTGCCGCCTCGATCAATTCGGCATCGGTGAGGCCGGGGCGCGCGATACCGGGCACCACCGGGACACCGTAGGCCGCGACCGCGTTCTTGGCGGTGATTTTATCGCCCATGACCTCGATGGCCCGGGTAGGCGGGCCGAGGAAGACGATGCCCGCCTGCTCGAGCGCCGCGGCGAAGGCCGGATTCTCCGACAGGAAGCCGTATCCCGGGTGCACGGCCTGCGCTCCGGAGCGCTCGGCCGCCGCGACGACCTTGGCGATATCCAGGTAGGACTCGCGGGCGGGAGCGGGTCCGAGTCGTACGGCGACATCCGCCTCGTGCACGTGGCGGGCATGCACATCGGCATCGCTGTACACCGCGACCGAGCGAATTCCCATGGCGCGCAGGGTGCGAATGACCCGCACGGCGATCTCACCGCGATTGGCGACCAGCACCGTATCGAAGGCGACGGGGTGTGCTTTGTTCATCATCTCGATCACATCCGGAAGACGCCGTAGGAGACCGGCTCCAGCGGCGCCTGCGCGCACGCCGAAAGAGCCAGTCCGACAACTGTTCTGGTATCGGCCGGGTCGATGACGCCATCGTCCCAGAGCCGCGCCGTCGAATAGTAGGGATTGCCCTGCGCCTCGTACTGGTCGCGAATGGGAGCCTTGAAGGCCTCCTGATCCTCGGGCGACCAGGGCTTGCCGGTGCTGTCGAGCTGATCGCCTCGCACCGTCGCCAGCACGGACGCCGCCTGCTCACCACCCATGACGGAGATGCGGGCATTGGGCCACATCCACAGGAAGCGCGGCGAATACGCGCGCCCGCACATGGAGTAGTTGCCCGCGCCGTAGGAGCCGCCGATGACCACGGTCAGCTTGGGCACCCGGGCGCAGGCCACCGCGGTGACCATTTTCGCGCCGTGCTTGGCGATGCCGCCCGCCTCGTAATCGCGGCCGACCATGAAGCCGGTGATGTTCTGCAGGAACAGCAGCGGGATCTTGCGCTTGTCGCACAGTTCGATGAAATGCGCGCCCTTCATGGCGGATTCGCTGAACAGCACGCCGTTATTGGCCACGATGCCGACCGGGTGGCCGTGGATATGGGCGAAGCCGGTGACCAGGGTGCGGCCGTATTCGGCCTTGAATTCCTGGAATTCGCCGCCGTCGACCATGCGGGTGATGACATCGCGCACGTCGTAGGGCGTCCGAAGGTCAACGGGCACAATGTCGTACAGCTCGTCCTGATCGGCGATGGCATCCACCGTCGGCCGGACCTCCCACGGGGTCGGCGTCTTCGGGCCGAGGGTGGCGATGATCGTGCGCACGATGCGCAGGGCGTCCTGATCGCTCTCGGCCAGGTGGTCGACCACACCCGAAGTGCGGGCGTGCAATTCGCCGCCGCCCAGATCCTCGGCCGTGACCACCTCGCCGGTGGCTGCCTTCACCAGCGGCGGACCGCCCAGGAAGATGGTGCCCTGATTGCGGACGATGATCGTCTCATCACTCATGGCGGGGACGTACGCGCCGCCCGCGGTGCAGGAGCCCATGACGGCGGAGATCTGCGCAATCCCCTTGGCGCTCATATTCGCCTGGTTGTAGAAGATGCGGCCGAAGTGCTCGCGGTCCGGGAAGACCTCGTCCTGCTTGGGCAGGAAGGCGCCGCCGGAGTCGACCAGGTAGATGCACGGCAGATTGTTCTGCAGCGCCACCTCCTGCGCCCGCAGATGCTTCTTGACGGTCATCGGGTAGTAGGTGCCGCCCTTGACCGTGGCGTCATTGGCAATGATCACGCATTCCCGGCCGGACACCCGGCCGATGCCGCCGATTACGCCCGCGCCCGGGCATTCGTCCCCGTACAGACCGGTGGCCGCCAGGGGCGAGAGCTCCAGGAAGGGCGAGCCCGGATCGAGCAGTTGATCCACCCGCTGACGTGGCAGCAGCTTGCCGCGGGCCAGATGACGCTCACGCGCCTTCTCCGGTCCGCCCAGCGCGCTCACCGCCAGACGGTCGCGCAGCTCCTCGACCAGCGCGCGGTGCGCGGCCCGATTGCCGGTGCGTACCTCCTCGGTGACCGTCATTCGCTCCGCCTCTCCGCGCGGGCCATCCGGCCCATTCGGTTAATCACCAATAACTGGAATTTAAGATAATCTGCACTAACCGAGTTGTCCAGGACCGAGGAAGGGAGACCACGGTGACCAGCAGCGACACCGTCGCCCCGACGCGGCGCGAACAGCTCAAAGCGCAGCGCAGGCAGCAGTTGCTGGATGCGGGAGCGCGGCTCATCGCCGATCGCGGTTTCCTGGGGATGCGTCTCGATGACCTGGGTGCGGCCGCGGGCATCAGCGGCCCGGCGGTCTACCGCCACTTCCCCAATAAGGAAGCGCTCTTGGTCGAGCTGCTGGTGGGCATCAGTCAGCGGCTGCTCGACGGCGGCCGAGCGGTGGCAGCCGAGGCCCCCACGCCCGCCCGAGCGCTCGATGCCCTCATCGACTTCCACCTCGACTTCGCCCTGGGCGAGCCCGAACTCATTCGCATCCAGGACCGCGACCTGGAAAACCTCCCCGACTCGGCCCGCCGCCAAGTCCGCCGCACCCAGCGCCAGTACGTAGAAGTCTGGGTAGCCGTCCTCCGCGACCTCTACCCCGCCCTCCCAGAGGCCACCGCCCGAGTCCAAGCCCACGCCACCTTCGGCCTGATCAACTCCACCCCCCACAGCGCCCCCGCCGCAACGGCCACCCGCGCCCGCCCGGTCCTGCGCCGCATGGCTTTAGCCGCCCTCGGCTGACCGCGTCCCCGTCATCCCGGCATGCCCACCCTCGTCATCCCGGCATGGTTTGGCCGGGATCCACTCAGGCCGCGCAAGTCTCAAGGGTGTGGATCCCGGCCAAAAGCGCGCCGGGATGACGGGGGTGGCGTTCAATTCTGTTGGGCGGCTGTGGATTTGCGAGCGGTGGCGAGGATTGCGGCGACTGTGGGGTCGGATTCCGCCGCTTCGGCGAGGGCTGCGGTGAGGGTTTCCTCGTAGCTGGGGCTCGCCTGCTGGTAGCGGGTGCGACCGGCGTCGGTGAGGACGGTGTAGACGCCGCGTTTGTCATCGGGGCAGAGGTCTCGGTAGGTGAGGTCGGCGGCATTGAGGCGCATGACGAGGCGGGTGACCGAGCTTTGGTTGAGACCCAGTTTCGCGGCCAGGTCCTGCATGCGGAGTTCGTTGTCGGGGGCCTCGTCGAGGAAGACGAGGGCCCGGTATTCGGAAAGACCCAGGCCGTGGCTGCGCTGCAGCGCGGCGGTCAGGCGGGTTTCGACGTGGGCGTGCAGGGTGAGCATGCGGTTCCACATCTGCGGATCGCCGGCCACTGCGGTGGGGCTGACACGGGATGGCATGGGACTCCTCGATTCCTCCGGGCGGGGGTTGACATGAGTTTACTTGTACATGCATGCTTCTTGCTACAAAGAACTTGCATATACATGCAACTACTTGATCAGGAGTCTCCCATGGCATGGGTTTATTTGCTGATCGCTTCGGTGTTCGAGGTGGTATTCGCCTTGGGCACCAATGCGACACAGGGTTTCACGGTGCTCGGACCCTCGGTGCTGACCGCGCTGGCCGCGGCGGGCGGGATCTTCTTCCTGAGCCTGGCGCTGAAATCGCTCGATGTGGGTGTCGGCTACACCGTATGGACCGGGATCGGTTCCGTGGGCACGGTCATCCTCGGGTCGATCGTCTTCCACGAGGCGGTGACGCCCGCGAAGGTGGCGGCCTTCGTGCTGATCATCGGCGGCGTGCTCGGCCTCAAGGTCGCCGACAAGCTCGCCACGTCGAGCGCCGCCTGATTCCCCTTCAACACAACAGCTTCCAAGGAGTGCCGTCATGGCTTGGGGTTATCTGCTCATCGCCGCCGTATTCGAAATCGCGTTCGCACTGGGAACCAATGCCACCAAGGGGTTCACCCGCCTGTGGCCGTCGGTGTTCACCCTGCTGGCCGCGGCGGGCGGGATATTCATGTTGAGTCTGGCGTTGCGGACGCTGGATGTCGGTGTGGGGTACACGGTCTGGACCGGGATCGGATCGATCGGCACGGTCGTGCTCGGCGCGCTGATCTACAAGGAGAAGATCACCGTGCCGAAGCTGATCTCGTTCGCGGCCATCATCGCGGGCGCGATCACCCTGCGCATTGCCTCGGGCGGATAGCCGATCGCCTCGGGCGGATAACCGAATCCCGCTCACGCACCGCGGAGTTCACGCTCCGCGGTGCGCAGCACCATGAGGAAGCCCTGATGAATCGCGGGCAGAAACATATACGTGCACAACCCCGGCAGTACCGGCGAGGCGATCTCGAAGGTCGAGAACCAGCGCACCCGCGTGCCGCGCGCCACCTGCTTGAAGGAGATGAATCCCTCCTGATGCCGCAGCGGCGGAACGGATTTCAACAGCCGATAGCGCATGAGCTCGTTCGGCGTGTACTCGACGATCTCCTCGGTGAGCCGGATGAGCGGCGTGACTATCAGCCGGACCGCGCCCTTGCCGTGGCCGGCGGTATCACCGGGACGCACCAGGGTGACCCGGCGCACCAGCGGAACCCGCTGGTAATTGGTCGCGTCGGTGAGCCAATCGAAGACATCGGGCAGGGGTGCTCGGATGGTGCGCTCAACATCGACCGTGCGCATGCCGGCTCCGTTCTGATCTCGCCCGAACCTCCGGGCAGCCTACGAGATCCTACGGTCGGGCGGCGAAATAAACACGCCACAGTGTAGTAACGGTGAGCGCCGAATCAAATGAGCGCCTTGTGCTTTCGCAGCCGATGGCGCACGTCCGCCATCATCGAACGGGTGCCCGCGGTGCGAATGAACCTGGGTATGAATCGATTGACGAAACCGACGAAGAGGAACAGGTTTTCGAAGCGGCGCTGATCGGTCGCGGTCCACTCGACGCCCATCATGTCGCGGAAGTGCGGCGCCAGGAAGCCGGCGGTGAGGAAGCGCAGCAGACCGCCGAAGAGCAATCGCAGATACCAGTGGATCATTCGCAGATGCAGCAGGTCCTCGACATAGGCGCGCACCTTCTCATCGACGACGGACTGCTCGACGGCCAGGTTCCAGTACTCGCCGAATTCGGCGCGGGTTGCGGGCCACATCTCCTCGGTGACCTGCAGCGTCGTACCCAGCGGGGCGGACGTGCGGTAGAAGTCCTCGGCCTGCTCCGGACTCATTCTGCCGTTCAGCAGCTGATAGGAGTCCTCGAAGCCGACATACAGGCACGCCGCCACCCACAGCTGCAGATTGCGGTCGAAGGCGTTGTACTTCACGGCCGCGCCGGGCTCCGACTTCACCTGGCGGTGCGCCACATTCACCGCCTCCCGGAAGGCCACCCGCTCCTGCGGCGTGCCCAGGATGGCGACCGCGAGATAGGACGCCGTGGTGCGCAGGCGTTTCCAGGGATGCACCATGAGCGCGCCGGATTCCACCCGGCTCTCGGCGACGCCGTGGCCGACACCGGGGCGGGTCATCTGCATGGCGACATTCGCCGCCGCGCCCGCGAATTGCCAGAAGTCGAGGGCGTCCGCCAGCGCGGGCGGGCGCTTGGTCTGCGAGCGATGAACTCCGGGGATGTGCACGCGGGTCTGCTCGGTCGTCAATCCCGCACCCCCGGGAAACGACCTCCCGTCATGCGGAAACGACTCGAAGGGCTGCGCTGCCGCCGATGTCATGTCAGTCCTTTCGCACCGAATGGCTGAATGATCCATAACTTAGAACCAGCCCGAGGCTTGGTCAATAGCCATTTTCCGCCACAAACATGCTGCCCATGAAGGATGAATCCAGTTTACGGAAACCTTCCGCATACAGAAGAATGATGGGTAACATACGCCGTTGCGACCCGTCACTCGAACCGATGGGCTGCGGTCAAGGAAGGAATCTGCGCGCATGCTGCAACGGCTCGATCGCATCTTGAGCTACGAGATGAAGGTCTCCGAGTTCCTCGGAACGCTCATCCTGCTCGGCATCCCCTACGGGCTCGTCGGCGTCATCTGGACGCTCACGCACACCTCGCATCTGAAGCAGCTGCACGGCATCGCCGTGATCGTCTCGTTCCTGGGATCGATCGTGTGCTGGCCGGTGCTCACCTTCTCGAATGTGTGCATGACGTAATGATGATTCTGGTCTGGCTCATCGACCTTCTCGTCATGGGAATCAAGGTGCTCGGTGGGCGTATGAAGGTGAATCCCGTTCTCCGCTTCGCACTCTGGACGGCCGTGCTCAGCACGTTCGCCGCCGGCGTCGCGGTCCTGGGCTTTCTGCTGGTGCTGCTGCAGCACCATCTCCACAACCTCGCGTAAGGGGTGCGATGTCGACCACCACCGAAGAGCCGCGCAGTCGCGTCGGGCCACCGGTCCCGGAGCACGGTGAGCTCGCCCGGATCGGCGAGAGTCTGGCCGGACTCTGGCGCCGCCATCCGCAGCAGTCACTGGAGACCCTCGGCCGGCAGGTGCTGCTGGGCCGGGAAGCCCTGGTGCAGTTGATCGTTTCGATTGCCCGGCGGCGCTTTCCGTATCGGGAGTTCATCAAGCAGTGCGCATTCATGACCAGCGTGTCGGCCGCACCGACCGTGCTGGTCGCCATTCCCATCGCGGTGGTGGTCTCGATTCAGGTGGGCGCGCTGGTGAACCAGGTCGGTGCGACCACCTTCATCGGCGCGGTCGCCGGGCTGGGCATCATCCGGCAGGGTGCGCCGCTGGTCACCTCGCTCATGATCGCGGGTGCGGTCGGGTCGGCCATTACCGCCGATCTCGGCTCCCGGACCATTCGCGAGGAGATCGACGCCATGATGGTGATGGGCGTGGATCCGGTGCGGCGCCTGGTGGCGCCGCGACTGCTGGCGGCGGTGCTGGTGAGCATGCTGCTGTGCGGGTTCATCGTCTTCGTGGGCTTCGGCACCGCCTACATGTTCAATGTCTATGCGCAGCAGGGAACTCCGGGTTCGTTCATCGGATCGTTCGCCTCGTTCGCGGTCGCGAACGACCTCGTCATCGCGCTGGTGAAGGCCGCCATCTTCGGAGTGCTGACGGCAATCATCGCCTGCGACACGGGATTACACGCGCACGGCGGCCCCGGAGGCGTTGCGAATGCGGTGAATTCGGCGGTGGTCAGTTCCGCGCTCATGCTCTTCGCCACCAATGTCATTCTGACGCAGCTCTACAACACCTTCTTCCCGACGAAGGTGGTGTGAGATGGGCAGCACCTACACTCCCCCGGCGCTCCGGCCCGTACGCATGGCGAGCAATGCGCTGGCCGCGCCGATCCAGGCGAATCAGCGGCTCGGGCATCAGACGATCACGTTCTTCCAGTCCGTGATCGCAATGCCTTTCGTGCTCAAGCACTATCGCAAGGAAGTACTGCGGCTGACCGCCGATGTCGGCTGGGGCAATGGTTCGCTCATCGTGGGCGGCGGCACCATCGGCATCGTGGTGGCGCTGTGCGGATTCGCCGGCATCACCGTCGGCATGGAATCGTTCACGGCGCTGAATCTGCTGACCATGAGTCCGCTCACCGGTGCGATCTCCGGCTTCGCCACCACGCGCGAACTGGCGCCCATCATCGCCACCCTCGCCTTCGCCATTCAGGCCGGCTGCCGGTTCACCGCACAGCTGGGCGCCATGCGCATCTCCGAGGAGATCGACGCCCTGGAATCCATTGCCATCCGGCCGCTTCCGTATCTGGTGAGCACCCGGATGATCGCCTCGACGCTCACCATCATCCCGCTCTACAGCGTGGGCCTGGCGGTGGCGTATCTGGCGACCAAGCTGTCGGTGCTGTTCCTGGGCGGCACCACCTCGGGCACCTACGACCACTATTTCTTCCAGTTCCTGCTGGGTCCGGACGTGTTCTGGTCACTGCTCAAAGTCATGATCTTCGTGATGATCTCGACGTTCATCCAGTGCTACTACGGCTATATCGCCTCGGGCGGGCCGGAGGGTGTCGGGGTGGCCGCCGGGCGGGCCATCAAGATGGTCATCGTCGTCATGGTGTTCGTGAATCTATTTCTCACCCTTGCCATCTGGGGCATCGACCCCGGCTTCCGGATTTCGGGGTAGGCGAATATGTTGCTCGATCCGAGTGGGCGCGGGCCCACGGCCCGGCAGCTCTCGATGGCCGGTCTGGCCATGATGACCGCGCTGGCCCTGCTGCTGTACCTGCTGACGCTGCGCTACAACGGGCGCTTCGAGGACAAGGTGCCGGTCACCGCACTGCTCACCAGTACCGGCGACGGCCTGCCCGCCCGCGCCGATGTGAAGTTCCGGGGCATGGTGGTCGGCCGCGTCGACTCCGTCGAGGTCATGGCCAAGGGGGAACGGCAGCAGGCGCGATTGGTGCTGAAACCCGCTGCGGCGGGCACCATTCCGGCGAATGTCGCGGCGCGGGTCATCCCCAACAATATCTTCGGCGTCACCGCCGTCGAGCTGGTCGATACCGCGCCCACCCAGCAGACCCTGCATGCCGGGGCCACCATTCCGGAGGACACCAGCGAGGGCACGGTCCAATTGCAGACCACCCTGAATGTGCTGCGCAATGTGCTGCAGAACATTCAGCCGGAGAAGCTCGGACGGGTGCTGGGCACGCTGTCGGCGGCGCTGGATCCGCAGTCGCGGGTGCCGGGCTCGACCATCGAGCGGCTCGACAATTGGATGACCGAGGTCCATGCCATTCCCGGTATCGGCAATCTGCTCGGCGACCTCGGGCGGGCCGCCACCGCGCTCAGCGTCTCCGCACCGGATCTCGTGGGAATGCTGGCGAAATCGGTCACGACCGCGCGCACGCTCACCGAGCAGCGGGCGAATCTGGTGGCACTGCTGACCACCGGCGGCGCCACGCTCGACCAGGTCAATGCGCTCTTCGCCCGCAATCCCGATTCCGGCAAGTTCCTGGTGTCGGGCCTGGATCAGCTCTTCGGCTCACTGGCCCAGGATCCGCAGGCCATTCCCTATACGGTCGCCAATCTCAATACCGCGCTGCAGCGATTGCAGGGCGCGTTCAGCTTCGGTCCCAAGAAGCAGATGGTGTGGAAGATGGATGTGACCTTCACGCCGTTCCAGCAGTACACGGCCAAGGATTGCCCGCACTACGGTGACCAGGCGGGACCGCGGTGCGGCGGTGCCACGGTGCCGGAAGTGGCTCCGGCACAACAGTATCCGCAGCAGTTGCTGCCACAGCATCTCGATGCCGCCGGACCGGCTCCGGTGACCGTGCCGGGTGCGAATGCGCCGGGCATCCCCGGGTTGCCGAGCATTCCGGGACTGTCACTGCCGAGTCTGCCCGCGATTCCGGGACTGCCGTCCATACCCGGCATCACCGCTCCGGCGGCGCTGAACGAAACCTTGCCCGCCACACCACAACCCGCGGGATTGCGGGGCAGCGCCGCCGTGGCCGCACTGGTCGGCGGCAGGCCCACCGCGGCTCAGCTGCTACTGCTCGGCCCCGTCCTGGCCGGTGGATCGCTGGTGCCGTCCGAGTCCGGAGGAGCCGCATGAAATCCGGAAAGTCCCTGGCGGGCTTCAGCCTCTTCGCCATTGTCGCGGTGCTGCTGACCTACACCATCTGGTCCACACTGCAGCGGTCCGTGCCGGGCAGCACCGCCACCTACTCCGCCGTCTTCTCCGATGTCCTGGGCCTGCGCGTCGGTGACGACGTCCGCATGGCAGGGGTGCGGGTCGGGCGGGTGGACACGATCGAATTCGGCGATGAGTACCGCGCCCGGGTGGCCCTGCGCATCCAGGACGACCAGCATCTGAGCACCACGACGAAGGCGCTGGTCAGGTATCAGAATCTCATCGGGCAGCGCTATATCGCGCTGATGCCGGGCAAGGATGCCGGGCAGCTGCTCGCGGCGGGCGGGCAGATCCCGCTGGAGCACACCGAGCCGTCGTTCGATGTCTCGACACTGCTGTCGGGGTTCGAACCGCTGTTCAGTGTGCTGCAGCCGGATCAGATCAACTCGCTGTCGGAGACGCTCATTCAGGCGCTGCAGGGCAATGGGGTTTCGCTCAGTGCGCTGGTCACCCAGGCCGCACAGCTGGCGGGCACCTTCGGGCAGCGCGATCAGATTCTCGGCGATGTGGTGTCCAATCTCAGCAGTGTGATCTCGGGCCTGGCCCACCGCAGCGGTGAGCTGGAAACCCTGATCACCCAGACCCGAGCGCTGACCGAGGCGCTGTATTCCCAGGGTGAATCGCTGAAGAGTTCGGTGGATCATGTTGCCACCGCGACGGATTCCCTGGTCGGCATTATCGCCCAGGTCAAGCCGGGCATGGCACAGGCGCAGACCGATGCCACCAGCGGGATCGCCCTGCTGCTGACCAATGGCGCGTCGCTGGATCGGGCCGCCGTGCAATTGCCCGATTTCCTCAATGGGGTAGCCCGTTTCAGCAGCTACGGCGCCTACGGCAATGCGTATATCTGCCGCCTGGACGTGTCGCTGTGGGGTGTGGCCCTGCCGCCGGGAGTGTTCTCTCAGATCGGCGGACCTGCTCAATCGGAGGTGTGCCGGTAATGAAACGACTGCGACTACCCGCGATCCGGTACCCCGGATTCCTGCGCAATCGCTCTCTGCGACTCGGGCTGTACGCGTCCGGATTCGTGGCGCTGCTGCTCATCGGCTCGACGGCATTCAGCCAGGCGCGCCTGGGCGACAAGACGATTCACGCCGAATTCGCGCAGGCCGCCGGGCTGCGCCCCGGTGCGACGGTGGATATCTCCGGTATCGAGGTCGGCTCGGTCACCGCCGTCACGCTCGACAACGGCAAGGTGCTGGTGGATCTGAAGGTGCACCGCGATGTGCACCTGGCCGCGGATGCCAAGGCGGCGATCAAGATGTCCACCATCCTGGGCCGGCTGCACGTCGACCTGGTACCGGGCAAGGGAACAGCGCTCTCCGGCGATCGGATCAGGCTCGAAAACACCAGTGTCCCTTACAACCTGGGCAAAGTGATTCAGGATCCGCAGTACAAGTCCTCGTTCGAGCACATCGAGCGCATCGACCCGCAGAAGCTGCGGCAGGCGCTGGATGTGGTCGATCAGCAGATGGGCAGCTCCCCCGAACTGGCGGTACAGGCGCTCGACAGCGTCGGTGCGCTGGCCAAGGTCATCAATGATCGCCGGGACGAGGTGGACAGCCTGCTCAAGGGCATGGACACGGTGTCACAGCTGGCGGCCGACAATCAGAACAGCGTGCTGCTGCTACTGACTCGCGGTGAGGCCATCGGTACGGCGGTGCAGCAGCGGCAGACGCTGCTGAAGCAGCTGCTCGACAATGTGGCGTCGCTGTCGCAGCTGCTGCAGCAGATGGGCCTGGAGAACAACGGCCAGCTGGGGCCGCTCATCGGCAATCTCAACACCATGTCCCAGGGCTTGGAGAAGAACAAGGCCAATCTGGACCGGCTGTACGAGATCATGCCGGTCGCCCTGCGGCAGTTCAACAATGTGCTCGGCAACGGCCCGTACGGGGATGTGTACGCGCCCTGGATCTTCCCGGACAACTGGCTGTGCTTCGCGCAGGCCGTGAGTGGGTGCAAATAATGAAACTACGTCTGATTGCCAAGCTTGCCGCGATCTGCGTGGTGGCGACGGTCGGATCGGGCTGTTCGCTACTGCCCGCGAGTCTGACCTCGCTGCCCGAGGAGTATCTGGGCAATCGCATGCGCATTACCGCGGACTTCGAGAATGTGGCCGGACTCTATGCGGGCAATGAGGTTTCGGTGCTCGGGGTTCCGATCGGCGATGTCGAATCCGTGACGGCCAAGGGCAGTTATGTGCAGGTGGTCATGTCGGTCGATCGGAGTGTGAAGATTCCGGCGGATGCCATTGCGGCGCTGGTGAATCCGCAGTTGATCACCAATCGGCACGTGGAGCTGGCTCCGGCCTATACCGGGGACGGGCCGACGCTCGGCGACAATGCCTATATTCCGCGGGAGCGCACCAGGGTTCCGGTGGAGCTGGATCGGATTCTGGCGAATTTCGATCAGCTCGGGGCGGCGCTGAAGGGCGACAACCAGACCGGGCCCATGGCCAGCCGAGTGCTCTTCCCGCTGTTGAACGGCAATGGCGATCGGCTGCGCGGCACCCTGGACGCACTGTCCTCGGCCTTCGAGGTGACCTTCGCGAACAAGGACCAGATCTCCAACACCATTATCAAACTCAATGACGTCACCCAGGTCATCGCCTCCAATGATCAGACGGTGCGCGACTTCAGCGGGCGGCTCACCGATCTGGTGAATCTCATGGGTGAGCAGGCGCCGGGCCTGCAGGCGGTGCTGCGGCAGCTCGACGACTTCGTCACCAACACGGCGACTTTGGTCGGCGACAATAAAGATCAACTGGCGGGAGCGCTCACCCGATTCGTCGCGATAACCAGCCAGATGCGCACCAACGCACGGGGTCTCACCGAGATCGTCGATGTCGCGCCGCTGCTGTTCCAGAACATC encodes the following:
- a CDS encoding acetyl/propionyl/methylcrotonyl-CoA carboxylase subunit alpha, which gives rise to MMNKAHPVAFDTVLVANRGEIAVRVIRTLRAMGIRSVAVYSDADVHARHVHEADVAVRLGPAPARESYLDIAKVVAAAERSGAQAVHPGYGFLSENPAFAAALEQAGIVFLGPPTRAIEVMGDKITAKNAVAAYGVPVVPGIARPGLTDAELIEAATDIGYPVLVKPSAGGGGKGMRRVEDPALLPEALASARREAASAFGDDTLFLERFVNRPRHIEVQILADEFGQVLHLGERECSLQRRHQKVIEEAPSPLLDAKTRARIGAAACNTARSVDYVGAGTVEFIVSADTPDEFFFMEMNTRLQVEHPVTELVTGVDLVECQVRIAAGQKLAVSQEDIKLTGHAVEARVYAEDPGRGFLPTGGTVLALTEPEGKGVRVDSGLRAGTVVGADYDPMLSKVIAYAPERAAALTKLDAALRDTQILGVRANIDFLRFLLADPDVRAGHLDTGLLDRRAVDFLPAPVTDAQFVAAATDLWLRRWPSTANDPWTIPSGWRVGQHADTVFRLIGGDRTVHVALSGTPEQGSVRLDDGEKSSLTAEADDQGLTVTLAGLRSRYRVAAAAGQLWVADTTGVAQLREVADADIRGGGEHVGDAEITSPMPGSVIAVPALSGAEVAAGTPIVIVEAMKMEHTLTAPIAGRVELLVEPGAQVKLEQLLARIITADSQESNAS
- a CDS encoding carboxyl transferase domain-containing protein, which produces MTVTEEVRTGNRAAHRALVEELRDRLAVSALGGPEKARERHLARGKLLPRQRVDQLLDPGSPFLELSPLAATGLYGDECPGAGVIGGIGRVSGRECVIIANDATVKGGTYYPMTVKKHLRAQEVALQNNLPCIYLVDSGGAFLPKQDEVFPDREHFGRIFYNQANMSAKGIAQISAVMGSCTAGGAYVPAMSDETIIVRNQGTIFLGGPPLVKAATGEVVTAEDLGGGELHARTSGVVDHLAESDQDALRIVRTIIATLGPKTPTPWEVRPTVDAIADQDELYDIVPVDLRTPYDVRDVITRMVDGGEFQEFKAEYGRTLVTGFAHIHGHPVGIVANNGVLFSESAMKGAHFIELCDKRKIPLLFLQNITGFMVGRDYEAGGIAKHGAKMVTAVACARVPKLTVVIGGSYGAGNYSMCGRAYSPRFLWMWPNARISVMGGEQAASVLATVRGDQLDSTGKPWSPEDQEAFKAPIRDQYEAQGNPYYSTARLWDDGVIDPADTRTVVGLALSACAQAPLEPVSYGVFRM
- a CDS encoding SACE_7040 family transcriptional regulator, giving the protein MTSSDTVAPTRREQLKAQRRQQLLDAGARLIADRGFLGMRLDDLGAAAGISGPAVYRHFPNKEALLVELLVGISQRLLDGGRAVAAEAPTPARALDALIDFHLDFALGEPELIRIQDRDLENLPDSARRQVRRTQRQYVEVWVAVLRDLYPALPEATARVQAHATFGLINSTPHSAPAATATRARPVLRRMALAALG
- a CDS encoding MarR family winged helix-turn-helix transcriptional regulator, with amino-acid sequence MPSRVSPTAVAGDPQMWNRMLTLHAHVETRLTAALQRSHGLGLSEYRALVFLDEAPDNELRMQDLAAKLGLNQSSVTRLVMRLNAADLTYRDLCPDDKRGVYTVLTDAGRTRYQQASPSYEETLTAALAEAAESDPTVAAILATARKSTAAQQN
- a CDS encoding DMT family transporter; this translates as MAWVYLLIASVFEVVFALGTNATQGFTVLGPSVLTALAAAGGIFFLSLALKSLDVGVGYTVWTGIGSVGTVILGSIVFHEAVTPAKVAAFVLIIGGVLGLKVADKLATSSAA
- a CDS encoding DMT family transporter, with amino-acid sequence MAWGYLLIAAVFEIAFALGTNATKGFTRLWPSVFTLLAAAGGIFMLSLALRTLDVGVGYTVWTGIGSIGTVVLGALIYKEKITVPKLISFAAIIAGAITLRIASGG
- a CDS encoding SRPBCC family protein, whose protein sequence is MRTVDVERTIRAPLPDVFDWLTDATNYQRVPLVRRVTLVRPGDTAGHGKGAVRLIVTPLIRLTEEIVEYTPNELMRYRLLKSVPPLRHQEGFISFKQVARGTRVRWFSTFEIASPVLPGLCTYMFLPAIHQGFLMVLRTAERELRGA
- a CDS encoding oxygenase MpaB family protein; translation: MTSAAAQPFESFPHDGRSFPGGAGLTTEQTRVHIPGVHRSQTKRPPALADALDFWQFAGAAANVAMQMTRPGVGHGVAESRVESGALMVHPWKRLRTTASYLAVAILGTPQERVAFREAVNVAHRQVKSEPGAAVKYNAFDRNLQLWVAACLYVGFEDSYQLLNGRMSPEQAEDFYRTSAPLGTTLQVTEEMWPATRAEFGEYWNLAVEQSVVDEKVRAYVEDLLHLRMIHWYLRLLFGGLLRFLTAGFLAPHFRDMMGVEWTATDQRRFENLFLFVGFVNRFIPRFIRTAGTRSMMADVRHRLRKHKALI